The proteins below are encoded in one region of Arthrobacter sp. CJ23:
- a CDS encoding glutamine synthetase family protein, whose amino-acid sequence MTEIASADESAVAKAQRELEAVGVRTVIGTVVNASGITLAKSVPLARLNAFHQSGMGAAPVWHVFTIDGGIAFTDSITPVGDMRLKIDIAGLRVLPGGRAWAPGSLFEQDGAASPACARGLLADVDGSLDGAGYQALVGHELEFFLVAPDGSALETAPWVPYGASGLLDRSEFLDDLLSGLNRAGVPVEQIHAEYGRNQFEFSLPPASPVQAADTVVLAKIMVGIVARARGMQASFSPLPFPGTVGNGAHQHFSLHKNGLPLFSGGSGPHGIGAEGGAAIGGIIAGLPDIQGFLTGSILSGSRLAPGTWSGAYLCWGLENREASVRFLNAGNSNPHGANVEVKIVDPSANVYLASASILALALDGIHGGRGLPAEIPGDPGRLSEGERRRANVRLLSGSPTAIIDTLDTSRLARRLLGDAIVDATVAVRRYEQRTCAELSPEETAERFRLAWSI is encoded by the coding sequence ATGACTGAAATCGCATCAGCCGACGAATCCGCTGTTGCCAAGGCCCAGCGCGAGCTCGAAGCCGTCGGCGTGCGCACCGTGATCGGCACGGTGGTGAATGCTTCGGGCATCACACTGGCCAAGAGCGTCCCGTTGGCCCGGCTCAACGCCTTCCACCAATCCGGGATGGGCGCTGCCCCCGTATGGCATGTCTTCACCATCGACGGCGGGATAGCGTTCACGGACAGCATCACCCCCGTTGGCGATATGCGCCTGAAGATCGATATCGCCGGACTCCGTGTGCTGCCGGGCGGCCGGGCATGGGCACCGGGCAGCCTGTTCGAACAGGACGGAGCCGCCTCTCCGGCCTGTGCCCGCGGCCTTCTGGCCGACGTCGACGGCAGCCTCGACGGGGCCGGATACCAGGCACTCGTCGGCCACGAACTTGAATTCTTCCTCGTCGCCCCAGACGGTTCAGCGCTGGAAACCGCACCCTGGGTTCCGTACGGGGCAAGCGGCCTCCTGGACCGATCGGAATTCCTCGATGATCTGCTGTCAGGGCTGAACCGTGCCGGCGTTCCGGTGGAGCAGATCCACGCCGAGTACGGCAGAAACCAGTTCGAGTTTTCCCTTCCCCCCGCTTCGCCGGTTCAGGCCGCGGACACCGTGGTCCTTGCCAAGATCATGGTTGGCATCGTCGCCCGGGCCCGCGGCATGCAGGCCTCGTTCTCCCCGTTGCCCTTTCCCGGCACGGTCGGAAACGGTGCCCACCAGCACTTTTCGCTCCACAAGAACGGCCTGCCGCTGTTCTCCGGCGGCAGCGGGCCGCACGGCATCGGCGCCGAGGGAGGCGCGGCCATTGGAGGAATCATCGCCGGACTCCCAGATATCCAGGGTTTCCTCACGGGATCAATCTTGTCCGGAAGCCGCTTGGCACCCGGCACGTGGTCGGGTGCCTATTTGTGCTGGGGGCTGGAAAACCGGGAAGCCTCCGTGCGCTTTCTGAACGCGGGCAACAGCAATCCGCACGGAGCCAACGTGGAGGTGAAAATCGTCGACCCGTCGGCAAACGTGTATCTGGCGTCCGCATCCATCCTTGCCCTCGCCCTTGACGGCATCCACGGCGGGCGCGGGCTTCCGGCAGAGATCCCGGGTGACCCAGGGCGGCTCTCGGAAGGCGAGCGGCGCCGGGCCAACGTCCGGCTGCTCTCAGGCTCCCCCACCGCCATCATCGACACGCTGGACACGTCACGCCTTGCACGCAGGCTTCTCGGAGACGCCATCGTCGATGCCACGGTGGCCGTCCGGCGCTACGAGCAGCGAACCTGCGCGGAACTCTCGCCGGAAGAGACCGCTGAGCGCTTTCGACTTGCCTGGTCGATCTAA
- a CDS encoding amidohydrolase family protein, with product MAGGSFPDFVDQVSLIDHHVHGAFHLDGDEARFQNSLNEGSTEPLARPGDAYNTQIGLAIRRWCSGVLDLPRHASPADYWSRRSELGELEVSRRMTRAAGVSDWLIDTGLDAADYLGKAGMAEVSGGRTHEVVRLELVAESLIQEIANPADYVEEFGQRLHELTRRAVGVKTVLAYRAGFEQNLSRPTAAAVVEAARRWQENQPAGTKPRLTDVTLIAHGIHTAAQMKLPLQFHVGFGDRDLDLHKTNPLYLLDFLRSPEVRDTPIMLLHCYPFEREAGYLAHAFENVYIDVGLAVNFTGSRSRDLVARSFELAPFTKILYSSDAFGPAELHYLGARLWRNAITKVVGGWIDDDDCSEADARRIVQLVARRNALRVYALP from the coding sequence ATGGCGGGCGGTTCATTCCCGGACTTCGTCGACCAAGTCAGCCTTATTGACCACCACGTGCATGGCGCGTTCCACCTCGACGGTGATGAGGCACGCTTTCAGAACTCGCTCAACGAAGGAAGCACGGAACCACTGGCTCGCCCCGGGGACGCCTACAACACACAAATCGGGCTCGCCATCCGACGCTGGTGCAGCGGCGTTCTTGATTTGCCGCGGCACGCCTCGCCGGCCGACTACTGGAGCCGGCGCTCCGAGCTTGGAGAGCTCGAGGTCAGCCGGCGCATGACCCGCGCTGCTGGCGTGAGCGACTGGCTGATCGATACAGGTCTGGATGCCGCTGACTACCTCGGCAAGGCCGGAATGGCCGAGGTCTCCGGTGGGCGAACCCACGAGGTCGTTCGGCTGGAACTGGTCGCCGAGTCGCTGATCCAGGAGATCGCCAATCCGGCGGATTACGTCGAGGAATTCGGCCAGCGGCTTCACGAACTCACCCGCAGGGCCGTCGGCGTCAAGACAGTTCTCGCCTACCGCGCAGGATTCGAGCAGAATCTCAGCCGACCCACAGCGGCTGCGGTGGTTGAAGCAGCCCGCCGCTGGCAGGAGAATCAGCCCGCTGGCACCAAGCCGAGGCTCACCGATGTGACACTCATTGCCCACGGGATCCACACGGCAGCGCAGATGAAGCTTCCGCTGCAATTCCATGTCGGATTCGGTGACCGCGACCTGGACCTCCACAAGACCAATCCCCTGTACCTCTTGGATTTCCTGCGGTCCCCAGAGGTCCGGGACACACCCATCATGCTGCTCCACTGCTATCCATTCGAGCGCGAAGCCGGCTACTTGGCCCATGCCTTTGAAAACGTCTACATCGATGTAGGGCTTGCCGTGAACTTCACCGGCTCACGGAGCCGGGATCTGGTGGCCCGCTCATTCGAACTGGCTCCCTTCACGAAGATTCTCTACTCCTCCGACGCCTTCGGCCCCGCCGAACTTCACTACCTCGGAGCGAGACTGTGGCGCAACGCAATCACCAAGGTAGTGGGCGGATGGATCGACGACGACGACTGCTCCGAGGCGGACGCCCGCAGGATCGTGCAACTCGTCGCACGCCGCAACGCCCTCCGTGTGTACGCGCTCCCCTGA
- a CDS encoding FAD-dependent oxidoreductase, which produces MRAGLSARRRPHHDGFRTMSEWEISADVVIIGGGLGGVAAALTATSLGQTVILTEETDWLGGQMTSQAVPPDEHPWIETHSSPSYRVLRNRIRDYYRRAYPLKAAVASAPLLNPGLGFVSDLCHEPRVGVAAIEEMLAPARASGLLTVLLNHAPAAVEMAADNVVSVTVTGTDGDRVNIRAPYFVDATELGDLLELGQVEHVLGAESREDTGEPNAAAVADPRNQQAPSWCFAIEHRPGETHTIDKPKRFEHWRDHQDAFWPGSQLSWTDLDPQTLEPRTRKIFDGDPADDSQKDLWRYRRILAKKQFGPSFLGNDVSLVNWPQTDYWEEPLINNDPDADAATRANAKELSLSFLYWMQTEAPRHDDGHGYPGLRLRPDLMGTSDGLAKAIYVREARRIKAEFTVLEQHIGVDAADGRGSALFHDTVGIGGYRIDLHPTATGASYIDIACHPFQIPLGSLLPQRVQNLIAANKNIGTTHITNGAYRLHPVEWSIGEAAGALVSFCLNDGKRPSQVRSEGASLAEFQRLLSSRLQIPLAWPDDVRKRNTR; this is translated from the coding sequence ATGCGCGCTGGCCTGTCCGCCCGCCGGCGGCCGCACCACGACGGTTTCCGCACGATGAGCGAGTGGGAAATCTCAGCCGACGTGGTCATCATTGGAGGCGGCCTTGGGGGCGTCGCGGCGGCGTTGACTGCCACCTCGCTGGGGCAAACGGTCATCCTCACGGAGGAAACGGACTGGCTCGGCGGCCAGATGACATCCCAGGCAGTCCCGCCGGACGAACACCCGTGGATCGAAACACATTCGAGCCCCAGCTACCGTGTCCTGCGCAACCGCATCCGCGACTACTACCGGCGTGCGTACCCGTTGAAGGCGGCGGTGGCGTCAGCCCCGCTGCTGAACCCCGGCCTCGGGTTCGTGAGCGATCTTTGCCACGAACCGCGCGTGGGGGTGGCCGCCATCGAAGAGATGCTGGCGCCCGCCCGGGCGTCGGGCCTGCTGACGGTACTGCTGAACCACGCCCCGGCTGCCGTGGAAATGGCTGCCGACAACGTTGTGTCCGTGACCGTCACCGGAACCGACGGGGACCGGGTGAACATCCGGGCTCCGTACTTCGTGGACGCAACCGAGCTCGGGGACCTTCTGGAACTCGGGCAGGTGGAACACGTCCTCGGCGCCGAGAGCCGCGAGGACACCGGTGAGCCCAACGCCGCCGCGGTTGCCGACCCCCGGAACCAGCAGGCACCCTCGTGGTGCTTCGCCATTGAGCACCGCCCGGGTGAAACCCACACCATCGACAAGCCAAAGCGCTTCGAACACTGGCGGGACCATCAGGACGCGTTCTGGCCGGGATCCCAGCTTTCGTGGACCGACCTGGACCCGCAAACACTCGAACCGAGAACCCGGAAGATTTTCGACGGCGACCCGGCCGACGATTCCCAGAAGGACCTCTGGCGTTACCGCCGGATCCTCGCCAAGAAACAGTTCGGTCCCTCCTTCCTGGGCAATGACGTCTCCTTGGTGAATTGGCCCCAGACCGATTACTGGGAAGAACCACTGATCAACAACGATCCGGATGCCGATGCCGCCACCCGGGCAAACGCCAAGGAGTTGTCCCTGTCATTCCTCTACTGGATGCAAACGGAAGCGCCCCGGCACGACGACGGCCACGGATACCCGGGCCTCCGGCTCAGGCCCGATCTCATGGGGACTTCCGACGGCCTGGCCAAGGCGATCTACGTCCGAGAGGCGCGGAGGATCAAGGCAGAATTCACCGTCCTGGAGCAACACATCGGGGTCGACGCAGCGGACGGACGCGGCTCAGCCCTGTTCCACGACACCGTAGGCATCGGCGGGTATCGCATCGACCTCCACCCAACAGCTACCGGAGCGTCCTACATCGATATCGCCTGCCATCCTTTCCAAATCCCGCTGGGATCCCTGCTCCCCCAACGCGTTCAGAACCTGATCGCGGCCAACAAGAACATCGGCACAACCCACATCACCAACGGCGCCTACCGTCTGCATCCTGTCGAATGGAGCATCGGCGAGGCCGCCGGCGCGCTGGTCTCCTTCTGCCTCAATGACGGGAAAAGGCCAAGCCAGGTCCGTTCCGAGGGCGCGTCGCTGGCCGAGTTCCAGCGCCTGCTCTCCTCCCGCCTTCAGATTCCACTCGCCTGGCCCGATGACGTCAGGAAGCGGAATACCCGATGA
- a CDS encoding formylglycine-generating enzyme family protein, producing MDTKPPQLLNLPGGEIELRDARTGRTNAVTLMAFQIGRTAVTWAEFAAFKRGSDRGRPPHAPAHGLTWFEAIEWCNAASEAEGLAPAYARSGRKVEWDVAADGYRLPTEAEWEYACRAGSSGPHHGPLEEVAWTAKDGLAAPTDVAQKAPNDFGAYDMLGTVWEWCWDYADPARYADYRSFRGGGWADEAWNVRASVRRGSAPDAVLEDIGFRVARGACGPRTAKAAQGWSDEADRDRAKVRGPIPFGWTPLRFD from the coding sequence ATGGACACCAAGCCACCGCAACTCCTCAACCTGCCCGGCGGCGAAATCGAGCTCCGCGACGCGCGCACTGGCCGCACCAACGCCGTGACTCTCATGGCCTTCCAGATTGGAAGGACGGCGGTGACGTGGGCCGAGTTTGCCGCTTTCAAGCGTGGCAGCGATCGTGGCCGGCCGCCTCATGCCCCGGCGCACGGCCTCACTTGGTTTGAGGCCATCGAGTGGTGCAACGCCGCGTCGGAAGCCGAAGGCCTCGCCCCGGCGTACGCGCGGAGCGGCCGCAAGGTGGAATGGGACGTGGCGGCCGACGGCTACCGACTGCCCACGGAGGCCGAGTGGGAATACGCCTGCCGCGCCGGATCGTCCGGTCCGCACCACGGTCCGCTGGAAGAGGTTGCCTGGACGGCTAAGGACGGGCTGGCCGCGCCAACGGACGTCGCGCAAAAGGCTCCCAATGATTTCGGTGCCTACGACATGCTGGGCACCGTCTGGGAGTGGTGCTGGGACTATGCCGATCCGGCCAGGTACGCGGACTACAGATCCTTCCGCGGTGGTGGCTGGGCCGACGAGGCGTGGAACGTGCGGGCCTCGGTGCGGCGGGGCAGCGCGCCGGATGCGGTCCTGGAAGATATCGGATTCCGCGTGGCGCGCGGCGCCTGCGGTCCGCGCACGGCAAAAGCCGCGCAGGGCTGGTCGGACGAGGCCGACCGCGATCGGGCCAAGGTCCGCGGCCCGATCCCGTTCGGCTGGACGCCGCTGCGGTTTGACTGA
- a CDS encoding ADP-ribosylglycohydrolase family protein — MTSTYRDAVLGCWLGKAIGGTLGQPFEGLDGPLSATFYDPVPTEMVPNDDLDLQVVWACVLSEQPAPSVTSGALAQAWTTHVEFPFNEYGIAKRNLREGIAPPHSGSFDNWFTCGEGAAIRSELWACLAPGDPEAAAEYAYRDACVDHAGDGVFAPMFLAAMQSQAFLGGSIDALLDAGLSVIPAESGIAQVVTATRSWFKENQDWQHVRSQILDRFESPDFTDVRMNTGFVVLGLLAGDGDFVRCILITSNCGKDTDSSAASVGATIGILSPGSIPEEWLAPIGNQLVVSPGIVGLAAPATIDAFTDLVLELRDRLRFVEREEAPAWDAAQKTVEVQQSWSTRAGELGALNDWFMPPSHGAEPMPLGPSTATALEGTWARMAAEDFEDDLLVLRYRVNTNDVGRVRVMVASNLMVRVWFDGSWLFGRDEGRVFPSPHMPHINTYEDLDVSAPLHDLTVVLHRPEAGTVGEWIVGIADADTKEWIPNALR; from the coding sequence ATGACGTCAACATACCGCGATGCCGTCCTCGGCTGCTGGCTCGGCAAGGCGATCGGGGGCACCTTGGGGCAGCCGTTCGAGGGCCTCGACGGCCCCCTTTCCGCGACCTTCTACGATCCCGTGCCCACTGAAATGGTGCCCAACGACGACCTTGACCTCCAGGTCGTCTGGGCATGCGTTCTGTCCGAACAACCGGCGCCGTCCGTTACTTCGGGCGCGTTGGCGCAAGCCTGGACCACGCATGTGGAGTTCCCGTTCAACGAATACGGCATCGCGAAGCGCAACCTGAGGGAAGGCATTGCTCCCCCGCACAGTGGGTCCTTCGACAACTGGTTCACCTGCGGAGAGGGTGCCGCCATCCGCAGCGAACTGTGGGCGTGCCTGGCCCCGGGCGATCCGGAGGCTGCAGCGGAGTACGCCTACCGAGACGCCTGCGTCGATCACGCCGGGGACGGGGTCTTCGCACCGATGTTCCTCGCGGCCATGCAAAGCCAGGCATTCCTCGGCGGCAGCATCGACGCCTTGCTGGACGCCGGCCTCAGCGTGATCCCTGCGGAATCGGGAATCGCCCAGGTAGTCACCGCAACCCGTTCCTGGTTCAAGGAAAACCAGGACTGGCAGCACGTGCGCAGCCAGATCCTGGATCGCTTTGAATCACCGGATTTCACGGATGTCCGGATGAACACCGGATTCGTTGTGCTCGGGCTGCTGGCCGGGGACGGCGACTTCGTACGGTGCATCCTGATCACCTCCAACTGTGGCAAGGACACCGACAGCTCCGCAGCCTCAGTCGGCGCAACCATCGGGATCCTCTCACCCGGTTCGATCCCCGAGGAATGGCTCGCCCCGATCGGGAACCAACTGGTGGTGAGCCCCGGCATCGTCGGCCTCGCCGCGCCGGCCACGATCGACGCCTTCACCGACTTGGTCCTTGAACTCAGGGACCGGCTGCGGTTCGTCGAACGGGAAGAAGCTCCGGCGTGGGACGCCGCACAGAAGACGGTGGAGGTGCAGCAAAGCTGGTCGACCCGTGCGGGCGAACTCGGTGCGCTCAACGACTGGTTCATGCCACCCAGCCACGGCGCGGAACCCATGCCACTGGGGCCATCAACGGCCACGGCCCTCGAAGGAACCTGGGCCAGGATGGCGGCAGAAGACTTCGAGGACGACCTCCTGGTTCTTCGCTACCGCGTGAACACGAACGACGTCGGCCGTGTCCGGGTCATGGTGGCCAGCAACCTCATGGTGCGGGTCTGGTTCGACGGAAGCTGGCTCTTCGGGCGGGACGAGGGCCGCGTGTTTCCGTCGCCCCACATGCCGCACATCAATACGTACGAGGACCTCGATGTCTCGGCCCCATTGCACGATCTGACCGTGGTCCTCCACAGGCCGGAGGCCGGGACCGTGGGCGAATGGATCGTCGGTATCGCGGACGCAGACACCAAGGAATGGATTCCCAACGCGCTCCGATAG
- a CDS encoding SDR family NAD(P)-dependent oxidoreductase, which yields MGNEASWQEATTSGRFAGKTVIVTGAASGIGQATALRIVKEGGRVIAADISKDRLDDLVLENAGLDLVPVAGDISTEETVAAVVAAAGGRVDALANVAGIMDNFAPIHEVDDELWDRVFRINVTALMRLTRAVVPLMLHAGTGSVVNVASEAGLRGSAAGAAYTASKHAVVGLTKNSAVMYGPQGLRFNAVAPGPTITGIVANWGSQLAAERLGPLMQATVPTPATAAQLAASITFLLSDDGTNVNGAILASDGGWSAL from the coding sequence ATGGGCAACGAAGCTTCATGGCAGGAAGCCACCACCAGCGGCCGCTTTGCCGGCAAGACGGTCATCGTCACCGGCGCCGCCTCCGGCATCGGCCAGGCCACGGCCCTGCGCATCGTCAAGGAAGGCGGCCGCGTGATCGCCGCCGACATCAGCAAGGATCGCCTGGACGATCTGGTTCTCGAGAACGCCGGACTGGACCTGGTCCCCGTGGCCGGCGACATCTCCACGGAAGAGACCGTGGCCGCCGTCGTCGCTGCCGCCGGCGGGCGCGTGGACGCCCTGGCGAACGTCGCCGGCATCATGGACAACTTCGCCCCCATCCACGAAGTGGACGACGAGCTCTGGGACCGCGTCTTCCGGATCAACGTCACCGCCCTCATGCGCCTCACCCGCGCCGTGGTGCCGCTGATGCTGCACGCCGGCACCGGTTCCGTGGTCAACGTCGCCTCCGAGGCCGGCCTGCGCGGTTCCGCCGCCGGCGCCGCCTACACCGCGTCCAAGCACGCCGTCGTCGGCCTGACCAAGAACTCGGCCGTGATGTACGGGCCCCAGGGCCTGCGCTTCAACGCCGTGGCTCCCGGCCCCACCATCACCGGCATCGTGGCCAACTGGGGATCCCAGCTCGCGGCCGAACGCCTCGGCCCGCTGATGCAGGCCACCGTCCCCACGCCCGCCACGGCGGCACAGCTCGCCGCCTCCATCACCTTCCTGCTCAGCGACGACGGCACCAATGTCAACGGCGCCATCCTCGCGTCCGACGGCGGCTGGTCGGCCCTGTAG
- a CDS encoding glycoside hydrolase family 2 protein yields MDGGNPGEGSEVHNVPASVPGCVHTDLMAAGIIPDPYLADNETLTSWIGHSGWIYRCEIPAVDPDGGMTELVFDGLDTFAEVRLNGTVVGSTTSMFTALRIDVTELLGRESNVLEVRFDAPYARALAREDASGPMPNPYDEPYPFVRKTASNFGWDWGPTLVTAGIWKPVYLETWSTARIASVIPTVTVDGDTGRVSALVNLRRQAASSEDLYVEVSLGGRTFSALVAGGEQSVTLPAELARPELWWPRGYGEPSTYGLSISLRSVNGSLLDSWERHIGFRTVEIDAAPDADGSPFTILVNGVPVFVKGVNWIPDDCFPTRVSPARYGERLEQAVAANVNFIRVWGGGNYESEEFFDAADQLGILVAQDFLFACAAYPETAELMAEVEAEVRENVTRLSPHPSLILWFGGNENLWGHEDWEWKPVLGEREWGRKYYLELLPSLLSELDPARPYWPNSPYSGSPGIHPNDPAHGSSHVWDVWNTEDYGAYRNWRPRFVAEFGYQAPASYSTLLDAVGPHELRPESRILQHHQKAMDGEAKLQRGLDDHFPPLDSFDDWLFATQLNQARAIATGVEHFRSLRPLCTGTVLWQLNDCWPALSWSVIDSAARLKPSWYALRRAYADRLITIQPFEDSLALVAINDSDDHWMFRTCVRRTDFGGSVLAEQDVEFDVGPRSNGLVNLDPELCGAEHPERELLTVDAGEHRASWFFREDKDLDYPTPSYTADITQEEHGVRVQVTANSLLRDLSIFADRVDPQATVDSMLVTLLPGEYTTFFINTDSTESERFGRAPVLRCANDLNTRK; encoded by the coding sequence ATGGACGGGGGGAACCCCGGCGAGGGCAGCGAAGTCCACAATGTTCCCGCGTCCGTCCCGGGGTGCGTGCATACAGACCTCATGGCGGCCGGGATCATTCCGGACCCCTACCTTGCCGACAACGAGACCCTCACCTCGTGGATCGGGCACAGCGGATGGATCTACCGTTGTGAAATTCCCGCCGTCGATCCTGACGGCGGAATGACCGAGCTGGTCTTCGACGGCCTGGATACTTTCGCCGAGGTCCGCCTGAACGGAACCGTGGTCGGCAGCACGACGTCGATGTTCACGGCCCTCAGAATCGATGTCACCGAGCTGCTCGGGCGTGAAAGCAACGTGCTTGAGGTTCGCTTTGACGCACCCTACGCCCGGGCATTGGCACGTGAGGATGCAAGCGGCCCCATGCCGAACCCCTACGACGAGCCGTACCCGTTCGTGCGCAAGACGGCCAGCAATTTCGGTTGGGACTGGGGGCCCACCCTGGTCACCGCCGGGATCTGGAAACCCGTCTACCTTGAGACGTGGTCCACAGCCCGCATCGCCTCGGTCATCCCCACAGTCACCGTCGACGGCGACACCGGACGTGTCAGCGCACTGGTCAACCTGCGGCGGCAGGCAGCGTCTTCCGAGGACCTTTACGTGGAAGTCTCCCTCGGCGGGCGAACGTTCTCTGCACTTGTGGCCGGCGGAGAGCAGAGCGTCACGCTTCCCGCCGAGCTGGCACGGCCGGAGCTGTGGTGGCCGCGGGGATACGGGGAACCGTCCACGTACGGCCTTTCCATCTCCCTCAGGTCTGTCAACGGGTCGCTGCTGGACAGCTGGGAGCGGCACATCGGGTTCCGCACAGTCGAGATCGATGCAGCCCCCGACGCCGACGGCTCTCCATTCACGATCCTGGTGAATGGAGTTCCGGTATTCGTCAAGGGCGTCAACTGGATCCCGGACGATTGCTTCCCCACCCGGGTCAGTCCGGCCCGCTACGGCGAACGGCTCGAGCAGGCAGTCGCCGCGAACGTGAACTTCATCAGGGTGTGGGGAGGGGGCAACTACGAGTCCGAGGAGTTCTTCGATGCCGCCGACCAGCTCGGGATCCTCGTTGCGCAGGACTTCCTGTTCGCATGTGCGGCGTATCCGGAAACGGCTGAGCTGATGGCCGAGGTCGAGGCCGAAGTCCGGGAAAACGTCACGCGGCTCTCCCCGCACCCCAGCCTCATCCTGTGGTTCGGCGGGAACGAGAACCTCTGGGGACACGAGGACTGGGAGTGGAAACCCGTTCTCGGGGAGCGCGAGTGGGGCCGGAAGTACTATCTGGAGCTCCTGCCGTCGCTGCTGTCCGAGCTTGATCCGGCGCGTCCGTACTGGCCCAACAGCCCCTATTCGGGAAGCCCCGGCATCCACCCCAACGACCCGGCCCACGGGAGCTCGCACGTTTGGGACGTCTGGAACACCGAGGACTATGGCGCCTACCGGAATTGGCGGCCACGGTTCGTGGCCGAGTTCGGCTATCAGGCGCCGGCAAGCTACAGCACGCTCCTGGACGCTGTGGGGCCGCATGAGCTGCGTCCCGAATCCCGAATTCTGCAACACCACCAGAAGGCGATGGACGGAGAGGCCAAACTCCAGCGGGGACTGGACGATCATTTTCCGCCGCTCGATTCCTTCGACGATTGGCTGTTCGCCACACAGCTCAACCAGGCACGGGCCATCGCCACCGGTGTTGAGCACTTCCGTTCCCTGCGGCCGCTGTGCACGGGTACCGTTCTGTGGCAGCTCAACGATTGCTGGCCGGCCCTTTCCTGGTCGGTCATTGACTCGGCGGCCCGCCTCAAACCCTCCTGGTATGCGCTGAGGCGGGCGTACGCGGACCGGCTGATCACCATCCAACCGTTCGAGGACTCACTGGCACTCGTTGCGATCAATGACAGCGACGATCACTGGATGTTCCGGACTTGCGTCAGGCGGACGGACTTCGGAGGTTCTGTTCTCGCGGAGCAGGACGTCGAGTTCGACGTCGGCCCCAGGTCCAACGGCCTGGTGAACCTGGACCCCGAGCTCTGCGGTGCAGAGCACCCGGAGCGGGAGCTCCTGACAGTCGACGCCGGCGAGCACAGGGCCAGCTGGTTCTTCCGGGAGGACAAAGACCTGGACTACCCAACGCCCTCATACACGGCTGACATCACCCAGGAGGAACATGGCGTCCGGGTCCAGGTGACGGCGAACAGCCTCCTGCGGGACCTGTCGATCTTCGCCGACCGGGTCGATCCCCAGGCCACGGTGGACAGCATGCTGGTCACCCTGCTTCCAGGCGAGTACACGACGTTCTTCATCAACACCGACAGCACTGAATCGGAGCGCTTTGGCCGCGCACCCGTTCTGCGATGCGCCAACGACTTGAACACACGGAAGTAG
- a CDS encoding TetR/AcrR family transcriptional regulator, translating into MPSDALTTAVPRPTGRPVTIDPDAVAAIALRLFAERGYEQTSMEDIAREAGIGRKSLYRYFASKADLVWGGMEPVVEASGLVLESARTHDTSDGGVLAGLRDAAIAGVLVIPDLAVTRGRLRLIAEHPELASRSYESLAPQRDRARAYLVSAGVAEDVAAYLCAAFMGVTFEAWMRWAAGTDPDPVPYLESAIGVLRVPTPGARTDQQA; encoded by the coding sequence ATGCCCTCGGATGCTTTGACCACCGCCGTTCCGCGCCCCACCGGGCGCCCGGTGACGATAGATCCCGACGCCGTTGCCGCGATTGCGCTGCGGCTGTTCGCCGAGCGCGGCTACGAGCAGACCTCCATGGAGGACATCGCGCGGGAGGCCGGCATCGGGCGCAAGAGCCTGTACCGCTACTTCGCCAGCAAAGCGGACCTCGTCTGGGGCGGCATGGAGCCGGTGGTCGAGGCCTCCGGACTGGTTTTGGAGTCGGCCCGCACCCATGACACGTCCGACGGCGGCGTCCTGGCGGGGCTGCGCGATGCGGCTATCGCCGGGGTTTTGGTGATTCCGGACCTGGCGGTCACGCGCGGCCGGCTACGGCTGATCGCCGAGCACCCGGAGCTGGCCAGCCGGAGCTACGAGTCCCTGGCGCCGCAGCGGGACAGGGCGCGGGCTTACCTCGTTTCCGCCGGCGTGGCCGAGGACGTCGCAGCGTACTTGTGTGCCGCGTTCATGGGCGTGACGTTCGAGGCGTGGATGCGGTGGGCTGCCGGGACGGACCCGGATCCGGTGCCGTACCTTGAGTCGGCGATCGGGGTGCTGCGGGTGCCAACTCCAGGCGCCCGCACGGACCAGCAGGCATAA